DNA from Quercus lobata isolate SW786 chromosome 1, ValleyOak3.0 Primary Assembly, whole genome shotgun sequence:
AAACCATCATTGTTATTGGGTTTCATCACAATTGTTGGTGAAGTTTATATcattttggtatcagagctttgGTTCTAACATAAGTTTgactatcttttattttcattctattTCCTGTTccttgctcaaaaaaaaaaaaaaagaaaaaaaaaaaagaaaagaaaagaagatttcTTAGTACATGAAGAGGAAAATTTCTCAGTCATATCAtttctagtaaaaaaatttcttcatttcaATATTGTTTCTCACCATATTCAAGTTCTTGACCTTGTTGATGAGTTTTGGTTGTTTCTCATTTTGAATTACTGCTAGTTTATTTTGAATTAGTTTCTTGAAGTTCGATTAAGAACTAAAGAAGGCACAAAAGAGTGGAAAAAGGCAAGAGTGTGTGAGAccataagaggaaaaaaagttgTTTAGAGTGAAAACACGAGTGCGAGTGTATCAATTCTTGAGTGAAACACGTAAGGGAGAGCTTGTGAGGATTCTAACTCTATTTTGCAGATTTTAAATATGTCCAATAATCAAGAAGAAGACATAACCGAAGGACTTCGACCACCAATGGATCAGACCTTCCAAATGCAAGCGATGCTAGGGGAGATGAGGCGTATGTTGAGGGCTGAATTAAAACCTATTCATGAGAGGTTGGATAGGGTAGAAGCGGGAACTCCTAGGAACCAGCAACATGACAACCCCAATAGGCAGCAAGGTGGGCGTGTTCCATGGCGGAATGTTGAGGAAGAGGTGGAGTCGGAGGAGGTTGATGGACCATATGTGAACCGAGGCAGTTTTGAGCGTGGGTATGGGAATAGAGAAGCAAGGATGGGTAGGCCTAGGAGGGATAATGATTTAGGAAACATAAAGATTAAGATCCCATCTTTTCAAGGTAAAAATGATCCTAAAGTTTATTTGGAGTGGGAAACTAAAATGGAGATGGTGTTTAATTGTCACAACTATTCGGAGATAAAGAAGGTTAAGTTGGCTGCAATTGAATTTACTAATTATGCCATTGTTTGGTGGGATCAATTATTGATTAATAGGATGAGGAATAGAGAACCATCCATGGACACTTGGGAGGAGATGAAAATGCTTATGAGGCGGCGTTTTGTACCCAATCACTATTATAGGGGATTGTATCAAAAGTTGCAGAGCTTAACTCAAGGTTCCAAGAGTGTGGATGAGTATTACAAGGAGATGGAGGTAGCTCTGATCCGGGCTAATGTAGAAGAGGATCGGGAAGCCACCATGGCTACGTTCTTGCATGGTTTAAATCGTGAGATTGCAGATATAGTTGAGATGCAGCACTGTGTTGAATTGACGGATATGGTGCATCAAGCCATAAAGGTGGAGGAACAATTCAAACGAAAGGGATTGGCTAGGAGGGGACAACCTATGGCTACCACCAGTCCATGGAAGATAGCTCCAAAAAGGGACAA
Protein-coding regions in this window:
- the LOC115954831 gene encoding uncharacterized protein LOC115954831, giving the protein MSNNQEEDITEGLRPPMDQTFQMQAMLGEMRRMLRAELKPIHERLDRVEAGTPRNQQHDNPNRQQGGRVPWRNVEEEVESEEVDGPYVNRGSFERGYGNREARMGRPRRDNDLGNIKIKIPSFQGKNDPKVYLEWETKMEMVFNCHNYSEIKKVKLAAIEFTNYAIVWWDQLLINRMRNREPSMDTWEEMKMLMRRRFVPNHYYRGLYQKLQSLTQGSKSVDEYYKEMEVALIRANVEEDREATMATFLHGLNREIADIVEMQHCVELTDMVHQAIKVEEQFKRKGLARRGQPMATTSPWKIAPKRDKQLQNKPKFEPFKSANSKTTLGNTEASSSKTRDIKCFKCQGRGHIASQCVNKRVMVINGQGELESENEEEVDDDDVPSLENVDDEQNAVVGDLLVARRVLNVRVKEEESNQRENLFHIRCFVNNKVCSVIIDGGSCTNIASTYLVEKLALTTLKHPQPYRLQWLNECGEIKVTRQVLVALSIGKYEDEMLCDVVPMHVCHVLLGRPWQYDQKVTHDGFTNKYSFILKGQPITLVPLTPKQEFENVFLEEVPHGLPPIRGIEHQIDFIPSASIPNRPAYRSNPEETKEL